The genomic region GAACGCGAGGAACCGGACATGTCGCTGAAATCCCTTGTCGCCAGTGGAACCAAGCTGTGGCTCGATAGCGTAGACCCCGAACTCGTGCAGAAGAACCGCGCCGCCGGCGCAACGGGGGCCACGAGCAACCCGATCATCATCTCCGACATCCTCAAGACCGGCTCGCGCGACGAGAAACTCGGCGATTTGCTCGGCAAGGGCTTGGACGACGACACGATCGCCTGGGAGATGACCGACGGCCTCGTGCGCGAGGCGCAGCAGGTCTTCGCGCCCGTGTGGCAGCAAACCAACGGCAACGATGGTTACGTCAGCTTCGAGCTCGACCCGCTCCTGGAAGACGTGGAGAAGCCCGTACCGCCGGAGGAAAAGAAACGCCGGTACATCGAGCTGGGCAAGAAGTGGGCCGCCGGTCATACCAATCGCATGATCAAGGTGCCGGCCACCGAAGGGGGCCTGGCGGCGCTGGAGGAACTGGCGGCGGCGGGCATCACGCTGAACGTCACGCTGATCTTCTCCGAGCGGCAATACACCATCGCCCGCGACAACGTCTGGCGCGGCGCGCAGCGGCGCAAGGACGGGCTGGCGAAGTTCAAGAGCGTCTACAGCATCTTCGTGTCGCGCGTCGACGTGTACACCGAAGCGGAAGTCCCCGACCTCTCGCCCGCAGCGCAGGGCATGGTGGGCCTCGTGAACGTGAAGCGGCTGTGGAAGATGAACCAGGAATTCTGGGCCGACAAGAACCTGCCCCTGCAGCAGGAGATCATCTTCGCCAGCACCGGCACAAAGAAGAAGTCCGACCCCGTCGACAAGTACGTGGCCGCGCTCGCCGGCAGCGATATCCAGACCAACCCACCCGGCACGAACGACGCCGTCGACAAGTTGAACAAGACCTACACCCGCCAGGTCGACCAACTGCCCCCGCAGGCGGTGCTGGACGAGATCGACGCGAAGGTGGATATCGACCAAATGGAAAAGACCCTCATGAGCGAGGGCACGAAGAAGTTCGCCGACCCGCACAAGGTGCTGCTGAAACAGATCGCCAGCAAACGGGCCGAGCTGGCTCCGGCGAAGTGAAACCCACGAAAAGGGGACATCCAAAATATCCACGCCCGACCGTCGACGATCCAACACCGCCCCCGGGTATTCTGGATGTCCCCTTTGCTGGCCCCTGCGGGATAACGGAATGCCGTTGAGCGGCCGCGGCGGCGCACACGCGACGCTCGACCGCAAGTGAAGTATACCGCCGCCGCGGTCCGCTCCAATGGCGGGTTATCCGTCACTCGTACGCCACGAGACAGTAGGGCTTTCCGTACGGGATCGACTCACCGTCGGCATTGAAGTACGCGACGATGGTTCCCGCGACGAGCCGGTCGCCGACTTTGAGCTTCGGCTTTGATGACAGATACCCTGGCCCGTTGAGCAACAAGAGGCACGAGCCATTGCCGTCATGACAGCGGGCAAAGGCAGTGCCCTGAGGGACAAAGGTGCTCCATACATTGTCGATCCAGGCGTCGAAGACGATCGCGCCGTCTCGCAATTGGCTGGCGTCGAGTTTGGCTTCGCAGGAAAAGGGCATGTGCTGGATAACTCCTATTATCCTGACCGGCGGCGCCGATTAGCATGCCGGCCGGGGTCGGGACGATGGGTTGACTAACGCGTGCGTCGCACGGGGTTACGGGCCAGGGCCCCGACGGACGGGACGATGAAATGCCTGGCCGGCGCACGGCCGTTGGAACGATAATCGGCGCGGGCGCGGGGATTGTCAAACGTCGGGGCGTTGGGGTGGGGGCGGATAAGTCTTGTAGGGTCCGCTGGTACTCCTGCGGACCCTCTTCGCTCGAACGATCAATCTACGCGGCGCATCGTCTCGACCGTCCGGTCCCGTTGCGGTAATGATATCACGTC from Tepidisphaeraceae bacterium harbors:
- a CDS encoding transaldolase family protein is translated as MSLKSLVASGTKLWLDSVDPELVQKNRAAGATGATSNPIIISDILKTGSRDEKLGDLLGKGLDDDTIAWEMTDGLVREAQQVFAPVWQQTNGNDGYVSFELDPLLEDVEKPVPPEEKKRRYIELGKKWAAGHTNRMIKVPATEGGLAALEELAAAGITLNVTLIFSERQYTIARDNVWRGAQRRKDGLAKFKSVYSIFVSRVDVYTEAEVPDLSPAAQGMVGLVNVKRLWKMNQEFWADKNLPLQQEIIFASTGTKKKSDPVDKYVAALAGSDIQTNPPGTNDAVDKLNKTYTRQVDQLPPQAVLDEIDAKVDIDQMEKTLMSEGTKKFADPHKVLLKQIASKRAELAPAK